A single region of the Syntrophotaleaceae bacterium genome encodes:
- the dapA gene encoding 4-hydroxy-tetrahydrodipicolinate synthase → MFKGSLVAIVTPFSSDGRFDEDSFRQLVEFQIENGTDGIVPCGSTGEAATLDHEGHNRVIKACVDQVNGRIPVLAGTGSNSTAEAVELSRAAKQAGADGLLLISPYYNKPSQEGLYQHFRILAEEVALPQVVYNVPGRTGVNMSVDLTVRLAQIPNIVALKDASGNVSQASEILARAGDKIDILSGDDALTLPFMSIGAKGVISVTANILPKEVKALLTAVEERRWEDARKIHYNLLGIHNAMFIESNPVPVKTALELMGRCSAHPRLPLVPMKPENLTALKNVLAEYGLIPA, encoded by the coding sequence ATGTTCAAAGGATCCCTGGTGGCCATTGTCACCCCCTTCTCATCGGACGGCCGATTCGACGAGGACAGCTTTCGGCAACTGGTGGAGTTCCAGATCGAAAACGGCACCGACGGAATCGTTCCCTGTGGGAGCACCGGCGAGGCGGCCACCCTCGACCACGAAGGACACAACCGGGTGATAAAGGCCTGCGTCGACCAGGTGAACGGGCGAATCCCGGTGCTGGCCGGCACCGGGTCCAACTCGACGGCGGAAGCCGTCGAACTGAGCCGGGCGGCCAAGCAGGCCGGCGCGGACGGCTTGCTGCTGATTTCTCCCTACTACAACAAACCTTCCCAGGAAGGGCTCTACCAGCATTTCCGGATTCTCGCGGAGGAAGTCGCTCTGCCGCAGGTGGTCTATAACGTCCCCGGCCGCACCGGGGTGAACATGTCCGTCGACCTCACCGTCCGGCTGGCCCAAATTCCCAATATCGTCGCTCTCAAGGACGCCTCCGGCAACGTCTCCCAAGCCTCAGAAATTCTCGCCCGCGCCGGCGACAAGATCGACATCCTTTCCGGGGATGATGCCCTGACCTTGCCCTTCATGTCCATTGGCGCCAAAGGGGTTATCTCCGTCACAGCCAACATCCTGCCGAAGGAGGTGAAGGCTTTGCTCACCGCCGTCGAGGAGAGGCGCTGGGAAGACGCCCGGAAGATCCACTACAACCTCCTGGGAATCCATAACGCCATGTTTATCGAATCGAATCCGGTTCCGGTCAAGACGGCTCTGGAACTGATGGGCCGATGCAGCGCACATCCCCGTCTGCCGCTGGTTCCAATGAAGCCGGAGAATCTGACCGCATTGAAAAACGTCCTGGCCGAATACGGTTTGATTCCCGCATAA
- the lysA gene encoding diaminopimelate decarboxylase, protein MHHFQYRNNQLYCEEVAVKEIAAQVGTPFYLYSHATLTRHMEAFTSAFASVPHLVCYSIKANSNLAVLKTFVNLGAGFDIVSGGELYRAKQVGCDPRKIVYSGVGKTEKEIQAALEADILMFNVESPQELETIDRVAGRVGKKAGIAIRVNPDVDPQTHPYISTGMKKAKFGINIARALEDYRKAAALPNLEVIGVDCHIGSQLTKLSPFVDAIRKVRELVETLQKEGFAIKYLDLGGGLGITYKDEEPPTPADYAEAIIEATKGLDVTLVFEPGRMMVGNAGMLISKVLYVKEGEAKNFVIVDAAMNDLARPALYGSYQGIEAVDKSTSATMVADVVGPICESGDFLAQDREVPAFRQGDLLAVASAGAYGFSMASNYNSRPRTPEVMVKGDKVLMVRQRETYEDLIKGETIPEGI, encoded by the coding sequence ATGCATCATTTTCAGTATCGCAACAATCAGCTCTACTGCGAAGAAGTGGCCGTGAAGGAGATCGCCGCCCAGGTCGGCACTCCCTTCTACCTCTACTCCCACGCCACCCTGACCCGGCACATGGAAGCCTTTACCTCAGCCTTCGCCTCGGTCCCGCATCTTGTCTGCTATTCCATCAAGGCCAACAGCAACCTGGCAGTGCTGAAGACCTTCGTCAATCTCGGCGCAGGCTTCGACATCGTCTCGGGGGGTGAACTCTACCGGGCCAAGCAGGTCGGCTGCGATCCCCGCAAGATCGTCTATTCGGGAGTCGGCAAAACCGAAAAGGAAATCCAGGCGGCCCTGGAGGCCGATATTCTGATGTTCAATGTCGAGTCCCCCCAGGAGCTCGAGACCATCGACCGCGTTGCCGGCCGTGTGGGCAAAAAAGCCGGTATCGCCATCCGCGTCAACCCGGACGTCGATCCTCAGACCCACCCCTACATCTCCACTGGCATGAAAAAAGCCAAGTTCGGCATCAACATCGCCCGAGCCCTGGAGGATTACCGCAAGGCGGCCGCCCTGCCCAACCTCGAAGTAATCGGTGTGGACTGCCATATCGGCAGCCAGCTGACCAAGCTGTCACCCTTCGTCGATGCCATCAGAAAGGTCCGCGAACTGGTCGAAACGCTTCAGAAGGAAGGTTTTGCGATCAAGTATCTGGACCTGGGTGGTGGACTGGGCATTACCTACAAGGATGAGGAACCGCCCACTCCGGCCGATTATGCCGAAGCCATTATCGAAGCGACCAAAGGACTCGATGTCACCCTGGTCTTCGAACCGGGCCGGATGATGGTCGGCAACGCCGGCATGCTGATTTCGAAGGTCCTTTACGTCAAGGAAGGCGAGGCGAAAAACTTTGTCATCGTCGATGCGGCCATGAACGACCTTGCCCGCCCTGCCCTCTACGGCTCCTATCAGGGCATTGAGGCGGTAGACAAGTCGACCAGCGCTACCATGGTCGCCGACGTTGTCGGCCCGATCTGCGAATCGGGTGATTTTTTGGCCCAGGACCGCGAGGTCCCCGCCTTCCGCCAGGGCGATCTGCTGGCCGTGGCCTCCGCCGGTGCTTACGGCTTCAGCATGGCGTCCAACTACAACAGCCGGCCCCGCACCCCGGAGGTCATGGTCAAGGGGGACAAGGTGCTGATGGTGCGCCAACGGGAAACCTACGAGGACCTGATCAAGGGCGAGACGATTCCCGAGGGAATCTGA
- a CDS encoding thermonuclease family protein, whose protein sequence is MTFRSRRHCCFLLLAALALGLACRLTVIPLPALATEAAQVNDLLSGKVLWVYDGDTLEVSGVGKVRMIGIDAPEREPSPRDDFFLRRGIAPGTLRRIHRQGLDFLIGTVKGEMVYLEGEKPKRDRHGRLLAYVFLSDGQCLNKTMLDKGYAVVYRRFDFSRKPDFLKAEESARRQKQGLWQ, encoded by the coding sequence ATGACTTTCCGATCACGCCGCCATTGTTGTTTCCTCCTTCTTGCTGCACTCGCCCTCGGCCTGGCTTGCCGGCTGACCGTCATCCCCCTCCCTGCTTTGGCGACGGAAGCAGCCCAGGTTAATGATCTCCTGAGCGGCAAGGTGCTGTGGGTTTACGACGGCGACACCCTGGAGGTGTCCGGCGTCGGCAAAGTACGCATGATCGGCATCGACGCCCCGGAACGGGAGCCATCACCGCGCGATGATTTTTTCCTGCGGCGTGGCATCGCCCCAGGAACCCTGCGCCGAATTCATCGTCAGGGTCTTGATTTTCTTATCGGCACCGTCAAGGGTGAGATGGTTTACCTTGAGGGGGAAAAACCCAAAAGGGACCGCCATGGCCGATTGCTGGCTTACGTTTTTCTTTCCGACGGGCAATGTCTTAACAAGACTATGCTCGATAAGGGATATGCCGTCGTCTACCGCCGCTTCGACTTCAGCCGGAAACCCGATTTCCTCAAAGCAGAAGAATCCGCCCGCAGGCAGAAACAGGGTCTCTGGCAATAG
- the larE gene encoding ATP-dependent sacrificial sulfur transferase LarE has protein sequence MKKVDLSGHNLGTAEKTAPLKDLLGSFPTVAVAFSGGVDSTLLLKTAADTLGADKVLALTVQSAFLPAWELDESRRIASSLGIRQIILTFDILQIPEVAANGPRRCYHCKRAIMALCLEKAAEYGGAVLLDGSNLDDLRDYRPGREALLQLGIRSPLLEAGLTKQDIRYLSRQMHLPTAEKAAFACLATRIPYQQPLSPEKLGQVEICEDFLYRLGFSNFRARHHGDTVRIEIAQSDLPRVLEQSLRAAMIETCKGAGFRYVTLDLEGYRTGRMNEELS, from the coding sequence ATGAAAAAGGTTGACCTGAGCGGACACAACCTCGGCACGGCCGAAAAAACTGCTCCCCTTAAGGACCTGCTCGGCAGCTTCCCTACAGTTGCCGTTGCCTTTTCAGGAGGGGTCGACTCGACGCTGTTGTTGAAAACGGCAGCGGATACCCTTGGCGCCGACAAAGTTCTGGCTCTGACGGTACAGTCGGCCTTCCTTCCGGCCTGGGAACTGGATGAAAGTCGAAGAATCGCTTCATCCCTCGGGATTCGCCAGATCATCCTGACCTTTGACATTTTGCAAATACCCGAAGTTGCGGCCAACGGACCACGCCGATGCTACCATTGCAAACGGGCGATCATGGCCCTCTGCCTGGAGAAGGCCGCTGAATACGGGGGTGCCGTTCTGCTGGACGGCTCCAACCTGGATGATCTCCGCGATTACCGCCCCGGAAGGGAAGCTCTTTTGCAGCTCGGAATCCGCTCTCCGCTTCTGGAGGCGGGCCTGACAAAACAGGACATTCGTTATCTGAGCAGGCAGATGCATCTGCCGACAGCGGAGAAAGCTGCCTTTGCCTGCCTGGCGACCCGTATTCCCTACCAGCAGCCCCTGTCCCCTGAAAAGCTGGGCCAGGTCGAGATATGCGAAGATTTCCTCTACCGCCTGGGATTCTCCAATTTCCGGGCCCGTCATCATGGAGATACGGTAAGGATCGAAATCGCTCAAAGCGACCTTCCCCGGGTGCTGGAACAAAGCCTTCGTGCTGCAATGATTGAAACCTGCAAGGGTGCCGGATTCCGGTATGTCACTCTGGATCTGGAAGGATACCGGACGGGGCGCATGAACGAAGAATTATCCTGA
- a CDS encoding LL-diaminopimelate aminotransferase, with amino-acid sequence MALLNDNYLKLKAGYLFPEIGRRVKAFAAAHPEAKVIRLGIGDVTQPLAPAVIEAFHEGIDELTSSETFKGYGPEQGYEFLIDTIIEKSYKPLGVSLKTSEIFISDGSKCDCANILDIFAMDNKVAICDPVYPVYNDTNVMIGRTGEADEKGYYKGIVYLPCTEENSFTPAIPKEKVDIVYLCYPNNPTGAVATRDDLQQWVDYALANDTIIFFDAAYEVFITEPGIPHSIYEIPGAEKCAIEFRSFSKTAGFTGVRCALTVVPEGVMAKTAAGESVSLNKLWNRRQTTKFNGVSYPVQKAAAAVYSNKGWAQVKETVDYYMENARIIREGLEAAGLTVYGGVNAPYIWLKTPANMSSWEFFDKLLSECHVVGTPGSGFGPSGEGFFRLSAFGDRDNVIEAVERIKKNLA; translated from the coding sequence GTGGCACTTTTGAACGACAATTATCTGAAACTCAAGGCCGGCTACCTGTTTCCCGAAATCGGCCGCCGGGTCAAGGCCTTTGCCGCCGCCCATCCCGAGGCCAAGGTCATTCGCCTGGGGATCGGTGATGTCACCCAGCCCCTGGCGCCGGCCGTGATCGAGGCTTTCCACGAGGGGATCGACGAACTGACCAGTTCGGAGACCTTCAAGGGCTACGGGCCGGAGCAGGGCTACGAATTCCTGATCGATACCATCATCGAAAAATCCTACAAGCCCCTCGGGGTCTCGCTGAAAACGTCGGAAATTTTCATCTCCGACGGCAGCAAATGCGATTGCGCCAACATCCTCGACATCTTCGCCATGGACAACAAGGTGGCCATCTGCGACCCGGTCTATCCGGTCTATAACGACACCAACGTCATGATCGGGCGCACCGGCGAGGCGGACGAAAAGGGCTACTACAAGGGAATCGTCTACCTGCCCTGCACCGAAGAGAACAGCTTTACTCCGGCCATTCCAAAGGAAAAAGTCGACATCGTCTATCTCTGCTACCCCAACAACCCGACCGGCGCTGTCGCCACCCGGGACGATCTGCAGCAATGGGTCGATTACGCCCTGGCCAACGACACCATCATCTTCTTCGACGCCGCTTATGAGGTCTTCATCACCGAACCCGGCATCCCCCACAGCATTTATGAAATCCCCGGCGCCGAAAAATGTGCCATCGAGTTCCGCAGTTTTTCCAAGACCGCCGGCTTTACGGGCGTCCGCTGCGCGCTTACCGTCGTTCCCGAAGGGGTCATGGCGAAAACCGCTGCCGGCGAATCGGTTTCTCTCAACAAGCTGTGGAACCGCCGCCAGACAACCAAGTTCAACGGCGTCTCCTACCCGGTGCAGAAGGCCGCCGCTGCCGTCTACTCCAACAAAGGGTGGGCCCAGGTCAAGGAAACCGTCGACTACTACATGGAGAATGCCCGGATCATTCGGGAAGGGCTGGAGGCTGCCGGCCTGACCGTGTATGGCGGCGTCAATGCACCGTACATCTGGTTGAAGACGCCGGCCAACATGAGCAGTTGGGAATTTTTCGACAAGCTGCTCTCCGAATGCCACGTGGTCGGCACTCCCGGCAGCGGCTTCGGCCCCAGCGGTGAGGGTTTCTTCCGCCTTTCGGCCTTTGGCGATCGAGACAACGTGATCGAGGCAGTGGAACGGATCAAAAAGAATCTTGCATGA
- a CDS encoding PDZ domain-containing protein — MKKPIKGWLVLMFWILGSLPAMGWSSQGSDIIEGRVVAISGTEVTIAVDGNVLPQTGWSVDLFYITSQGRELPVGQWEVSAVSGRNVSAVKVKGVGNAREGLKALFRRPQTQAAQPAQTGRSGPAQTATPAAPVNVSPGPGGAGKVSDLFSDAGPGIFADVGDPRARGLAFDDYLANSQAAEAAAMPAAEPPALLPEPPVGWPQSLLDNPEPPRLGVGVTDNDSLTGQAYGAVPMGVRILEVLPGSPAARAGLEVGDIVVAANGIASQNSAQFVRLVKESSGGLHLTIHRSSEIVQTTINLQK, encoded by the coding sequence ATGAAAAAGCCGATAAAAGGGTGGCTGGTGCTGATGTTTTGGATTCTGGGGTCTCTGCCAGCGATGGGCTGGTCATCCCAGGGGTCGGACATCATCGAGGGGCGGGTGGTCGCCATCAGTGGGACGGAGGTGACAATTGCCGTCGATGGCAACGTCCTGCCGCAGACCGGCTGGTCTGTGGACCTTTTCTATATCACCAGCCAGGGAAGAGAACTGCCTGTCGGCCAGTGGGAAGTCAGCGCCGTTTCGGGGAGGAATGTATCGGCTGTCAAGGTCAAGGGGGTCGGCAATGCCCGGGAGGGTCTGAAGGCGCTGTTCCGCCGGCCGCAGACCCAAGCAGCGCAACCGGCGCAAACCGGACGGTCAGGGCCGGCTCAGACGGCGACGCCGGCGGCCCCTGTCAACGTCTCGCCCGGACCGGGAGGCGCCGGCAAGGTATCCGATCTCTTCTCCGACGCCGGGCCGGGGATCTTCGCCGATGTGGGCGATCCCCGCGCGCGCGGCCTTGCCTTTGACGACTACCTCGCAAACAGCCAGGCTGCCGAAGCCGCTGCAATGCCGGCGGCCGAACCCCCAGCACTCCTCCCAGAGCCGCCAGTCGGGTGGCCGCAGAGCCTGCTCGACAACCCGGAACCTCCCCGCCTGGGGGTCGGGGTTACGGACAACGATAGTCTGACTGGACAGGCCTACGGCGCAGTACCGATGGGGGTGCGCATCCTTGAGGTTTTGCCCGGTTCGCCGGCGGCCCGGGCCGGTCTGGAGGTCGGCGACATCGTTGTCGCAGCCAACGGCATCGCCAGCCAGAATTCTGCTCAGTTCGTGCGACTGGTAAAGGAGTCGAGCGGGGGGCTGCACCTGACCATCCACCGTAGCAGCGAGATTGTGCAGACCACGATAAACCTTCAGAAATAA
- the argH gene encoding argininosuccinate lyase, whose amino-acid sequence MSKKPWAGRFTQPTDEFVEAFTASIDFDQRLYRYDIQGSIAHARMLAKQRIIAPQEAETIIAGLQGILEDIEKGDFEFSVALEDIHMNIEARLIERIGPVGGKLHTARSRNDQVALDVRLYLCDELQAVLDYLDALQESVLSQAEANLAVIMPGYTHLQTAQPVLFSHHMLAYYEMFLRDSGRYRDIFKRLNLLPLGAGALAGTTFPIDREFVAEQLGFDGVTRNSLDSVSDRDFALEFCGASAILMMHLSRLAEELILWSSADFKFISLSDAFCTGSSIMPQKKNPDVPELVRGKTGRVYGNLIGLLTVMKALPLAYNKDMQEDKEPLFDTIDTVKGSLKIFADMIAQMTIHAENMREAAARGFSTATDVADYVVRKGIPFREAHEIVGKTVRYCIETGKDIPELSLKEFRSFCARIDEDIYDYVTLEASVNARRATGGTAREAVQRELDRARVERMGKT is encoded by the coding sequence ATGAGCAAGAAACCCTGGGCCGGCCGCTTTACCCAGCCCACCGATGAATTCGTCGAGGCCTTTACCGCTTCCATCGATTTCGACCAGCGGCTCTACCGCTACGACATTCAGGGCTCCATCGCCCATGCCCGGATGCTGGCCAAGCAAAGGATCATCGCCCCGCAGGAAGCGGAAACCATCATCGCCGGACTGCAGGGCATTCTGGAGGATATCGAAAAGGGCGACTTCGAATTCTCCGTCGCCCTTGAGGACATCCACATGAACATCGAGGCCCGGCTGATCGAAAGGATCGGGCCGGTGGGCGGCAAGCTGCATACGGCCCGGTCCCGCAACGACCAGGTGGCCCTGGATGTGCGCCTCTACCTGTGTGACGAACTGCAGGCTGTGCTCGATTACCTTGATGCCCTGCAGGAGTCGGTCCTCAGCCAGGCGGAGGCCAACCTTGCGGTCATCATGCCTGGCTATACCCACCTGCAAACCGCCCAGCCGGTGCTCTTTTCCCACCACATGCTGGCCTACTACGAGATGTTTTTGCGCGACTCCGGGCGCTACCGGGACATCTTCAAGCGCCTCAATCTGCTGCCCCTCGGCGCCGGTGCCCTGGCTGGGACCACCTTCCCCATCGACCGGGAGTTCGTCGCCGAGCAGCTCGGCTTCGACGGCGTCACCCGCAACAGCCTCGACTCGGTGTCCGACCGCGACTTCGCCCTTGAGTTCTGCGGCGCCTCGGCGATTCTGATGATGCACCTGTCGCGCCTGGCCGAGGAACTTATCCTCTGGTCGAGCGCCGACTTCAAATTCATCTCCCTGTCCGATGCCTTCTGCACCGGCAGTTCGATCATGCCGCAGAAGAAGAATCCGGACGTGCCGGAGCTGGTGCGGGGGAAAACCGGACGGGTCTACGGCAACCTGATCGGACTGCTGACAGTGATGAAAGCCCTGCCGCTGGCCTACAACAAGGACATGCAGGAGGACAAGGAACCTTTGTTCGACACCATCGACACGGTCAAGGGCAGCCTGAAGATCTTCGCCGACATGATCGCGCAGATGACCATCCATGCCGAGAATATGCGGGAAGCAGCCGCCCGCGGCTTCTCCACGGCGACCGATGTTGCCGACTACGTAGTGCGCAAAGGCATACCTTTCCGCGAGGCTCATGAAATCGTCGGCAAGACGGTGCGCTACTGTATCGAAACGGGCAAGGACATTCCCGAACTGAGTCTTAAGGAGTTTCGCAGCTTCTGCGCCCGGATCGACGAAGACATTTACGATTACGTCACCCTGGAGGCCTCGGTCAATGCCCGCCGGGCCACCGGCGGCACGGCCCGGGAAGCCGTGCAGAGAGAGCTCGACCGGGCCCGCGTGGAACGAATGGGAAAAACATGA
- a CDS encoding polysaccharide deacetylase family protein has translation MKKFFHLLAVMLLLGSAAFAAPAEFSVPILLYHRFGPTVADSMTVTTPVFESHLKYLKEQGYTVIPLRHLVDFYLGKGQAPPRKSVVIVADDAHKSVYTDMLPLVKQYRVPVTLFTYPSAISNARYAMTWDQLREAKATGFFDIQSHTYWHPNFKQEKKKLAPAEYEKMVKTQLAKSKSKLEKEVGGTIDLLAWPFGIYDEDLLQQATAAGYVATFTIEARPAGPTETVMKLPRFLLTDGVRDKTFARIVGAAAQPATKTPAKAGAEAR, from the coding sequence ATGAAAAAATTTTTTCACCTGCTTGCCGTTATGCTGCTCCTCGGCTCTGCCGCCTTTGCAGCGCCCGCCGAATTCAGCGTGCCGATCCTCCTCTATCACCGCTTCGGGCCGACCGTGGCCGACAGCATGACCGTCACGACACCGGTGTTCGAGTCCCACCTGAAATATCTGAAGGAGCAGGGCTACACGGTTATCCCCCTGCGGCACCTGGTCGATTTCTATCTGGGCAAGGGGCAGGCCCCGCCGCGCAAATCGGTCGTCATCGTCGCCGACGACGCCCACAAATCGGTCTACACCGACATGCTGCCGCTGGTAAAACAGTATCGGGTACCGGTGACCCTCTTCACCTACCCTTCCGCCATCTCCAACGCCCGGTATGCGATGACCTGGGATCAGTTGCGGGAAGCCAAGGCAACCGGTTTCTTCGACATTCAATCGCACACCTATTGGCATCCCAATTTCAAACAGGAGAAAAAGAAACTGGCACCGGCCGAGTATGAAAAAATGGTGAAGACCCAGTTGGCGAAATCGAAGTCGAAGCTGGAAAAGGAAGTCGGCGGAACCATCGACCTGCTCGCCTGGCCCTTCGGCATCTACGACGAGGATCTATTGCAGCAGGCGACGGCTGCCGGCTACGTGGCAACCTTCACCATCGAGGCCCGTCCCGCCGGGCCGACGGAGACGGTGATGAAACTGCCGCGCTTCCTGCTGACCGACGGTGTCAGGGACAAAACGTTTGCTCGGATCGTCGGCGCAGCAGCACAACCGGCAACAAAGACGCCCGCCAAAGCGGGCGCCGAAGCAAGGTGA
- the cysK gene encoding cysteine synthase A: MPTAISTNTLGQIFNTPLVRLNRLPGADCAAVWGKLEANNPGGSVKDRIALAMIERAEQDGCIKPGDMVVEPTSGNTGIGLALVCAVKGYRLILTMPETMSLERRRLLIAYGAELILTPGSQGMRGAIAAAEEIRAEKNCFMPMQFNNPANPKVHEETTGPEILAALDGQVDAFVAGVGTGGTITGVGRVLLAKNPQAYIVAVEPAASPVLSGGCPGPHCIQGIGAGFVPEVLDTSIYKEVITVENEVAIATSRQLAREEGLLVGISAGANVWAAIQVAKRLGPGKNVVTVLCDTGERYLSSGLFDEKG; encoded by the coding sequence GTGCCGACTGCCATCAGCACCAACACCCTCGGTCAGATTTTCAATACCCCCCTGGTCCGCCTGAATCGTTTGCCGGGGGCCGATTGTGCTGCCGTCTGGGGCAAATTGGAAGCGAACAACCCCGGCGGCAGCGTCAAGGACCGGATCGCCCTGGCGATGATCGAGCGGGCCGAACAGGACGGCTGCATCAAACCCGGGGATATGGTGGTTGAGCCGACCAGCGGCAATACCGGCATCGGCCTGGCACTGGTGTGCGCAGTCAAGGGATATCGTCTCATCCTCACCATGCCTGAAACCATGAGCCTGGAACGGCGCCGGCTGCTCATCGCCTATGGGGCCGAACTGATTTTGACCCCGGGCAGCCAGGGCATGCGCGGCGCCATTGCTGCGGCCGAAGAAATCCGTGCCGAAAAAAACTGCTTCATGCCAATGCAGTTCAACAACCCGGCCAATCCCAAGGTCCATGAGGAAACTACCGGTCCGGAGATTCTTGCCGCCCTGGACGGCCAGGTGGACGCCTTCGTTGCCGGAGTGGGCACGGGAGGCACCATTACAGGCGTGGGAAGGGTCCTTCTGGCCAAAAACCCCCAGGCTTACATCGTGGCGGTCGAGCCCGCCGCTTCCCCCGTCCTCTCGGGAGGGTGCCCGGGTCCACACTGCATCCAGGGGATCGGGGCCGGGTTCGTTCCCGAAGTCCTCGATACGTCTATCTACAAGGAAGTCATAACCGTTGAAAACGAAGTGGCCATAGCCACCAGCCGGCAGCTTGCCCGCGAGGAAGGCCTGCTTGTCGGCATTTCCGCCGGCGCCAATGTCTGGGCGGCGATCCAGGTGGCAAAACGCCTTGGCCCCGGAAAGAATGTCGTCACAGTTCTTTGCGACACCGGGGAGCGCTATCTCTCTTCCGGCCTTTTTGATGAAAAAGGTTGA
- a CDS encoding fibronectin type III domain-containing protein: MIRPAMLREFVLFLILSIVFGVLAGCGKKGPVRPLAQPIPSAPQEFVVRQQGLQMVLTWTLPRFNENGSPLTDLAGFRIYRGLYDPADDCPTCLQTPELWRVVDLEYLRDVERVGDRFFLTDKSLEIGQGYQYRIIPFNRWGQDGQPVLDRQVIVDPPPAPQGVTVTPESGRLILVWQPVNILAEDKELIGYRVYRRHPDSSFTPAPRNIQPLVAPPFVDEDFETGKTYFYAVRSVIRQNARIIESPLSELVAVRAPAGK; this comes from the coding sequence ATGATCCGACCGGCAATGTTGCGAGAATTTGTCCTTTTCCTGATCCTGTCGATAGTTTTCGGTGTTCTGGCCGGATGCGGAAAAAAGGGACCGGTACGACCCCTGGCGCAGCCGATACCATCGGCCCCGCAGGAATTCGTCGTGCGGCAGCAGGGTCTGCAGATGGTGCTGACCTGGACCCTGCCCCGCTTCAACGAGAACGGTTCTCCCCTCACCGACCTGGCCGGATTCCGCATCTACCGGGGCCTTTACGACCCTGCCGACGACTGCCCCACCTGCCTCCAGACCCCGGAACTGTGGCGCGTGGTCGACCTCGAATACCTGCGGGATGTGGAAAGGGTCGGCGACCGGTTTTTCCTCACTGACAAGTCGCTCGAAATCGGGCAGGGCTACCAGTACCGCATCATTCCTTTCAACCGATGGGGTCAGGACGGGCAACCGGTGCTGGACCGGCAGGTCATTGTCGATCCGCCTCCGGCTCCGCAAGGCGTTACGGTTACCCCGGAAAGCGGCCGGCTGATCCTGGTCTGGCAACCGGTGAATATTCTGGCGGAAGACAAGGAGCTGATCGGTTACCGCGTCTATCGCCGCCACCCGGACAGCAGTTTCACCCCGGCGCCTCGCAACATCCAACCGCTGGTCGCTCCTCCCTTCGTCGATGAGGACTTCGAGACCGGAAAAACCTATTTCTACGCCGTGCGCAGCGTCATACGCCAGAACGCACGCATCATCGAAAGCCCTCTGTCAGAGCTTGTCGCCGTCCGCGCCCCTGCCGGAAAATAG
- the dapB gene encoding 4-hydroxy-tetrahydrodipicolinate reductase: protein MIKVAVNGAAGRMGGRLITAIKDTAGMELAGALEMPGHPSVGQDAGLLAGCGALGVEITDRHEVALARAEVLIDFTFPEVSLKNLDICAALGKKIVIGSTGFTPEQRAKVNDQAQRIPVVLAPNMSVGVNACFKLLKEAAKILGEGFDVEIVELHHNQKKDSPSGTAVRMGEIVAEALGRDYNQSAVYHREGMCGARTREEIGMQTVRGGDIVGEHTVYFIGMGERIEITHRAMSRDMFARGAIRAAGWIADKGPGLYDMQDILGLK from the coding sequence ATGATCAAAGTAGCCGTTAACGGCGCCGCCGGACGCATGGGCGGCCGCCTGATTACCGCCATAAAGGACACCGCCGGAATGGAGCTGGCCGGGGCGCTGGAAATGCCGGGCCATCCCTCGGTCGGACAGGATGCAGGATTGCTGGCCGGCTGTGGAGCACTGGGGGTCGAAATTACTGACCGCCATGAGGTAGCCCTGGCGCGGGCCGAGGTGCTGATCGATTTCACCTTCCCCGAAGTCTCCCTGAAAAATCTCGATATTTGTGCCGCCCTCGGCAAAAAGATCGTCATCGGCTCCACCGGCTTCACTCCGGAGCAGCGGGCCAAGGTCAACGATCAGGCCCAGAGAATTCCCGTGGTCCTGGCTCCCAACATGAGCGTCGGGGTCAATGCCTGCTTCAAACTGCTCAAGGAGGCGGCCAAAATTCTTGGCGAGGGTTTTGACGTGGAAATCGTCGAACTCCATCATAACCAGAAAAAAGATTCCCCCAGCGGGACCGCGGTGAGGATGGGGGAAATCGTCGCCGAAGCCCTCGGCCGGGATTACAACCAGAGCGCGGTCTATCACCGCGAAGGGATGTGCGGCGCCCGCACCCGGGAAGAGATCGGCATGCAGACAGTACGCGGCGGCGACATCGTCGGCGAACATACCGTCTACTTTATCGGCATGGGCGAACGGATCGAAATCACCCACCGTGCCATGAGCCGCGACATGTTCGCCCGCGGCGCCATTCGCGCCGCCGGCTGGATCGCCGACAAGGGGCCGGGACTGTACGACATGCAGGATATTTTGGGGTTGAAATAA